In Deltaproteobacteria bacterium, the following proteins share a genomic window:
- a CDS encoding CoB--CoM heterodisulfide reductase iron-sulfur subunit A family protein, which yields MTEEQRAEDPIKTGSILVVGGGISGLTAVLEAAEVGHEVFLVEKEPSLGGRVAQLRHYFPKLCPPTCGLEINYRRIKENPRIHYFTLADVQSVSGSPGSYDVTVKLNPRYVNEKCTCCGECEKVCMTKLPDEFNFDMCTMKGAYLPHQVALPMRYVISPKIIGTEDAKKCVEACKYDAIDLDMQPRTINLKVGAIIWATGWRPYDAAKIDNLGFQYPNVITNMMMERLAAPNGPSNGKILRPSDNKKISKIAFVQCAGSRDENHLPYCSYICCMASLKQATYVREQYPEAQVYIFYIDIRAPGQRYEKFYKKIKEDENVFLIKGKVAEVQEDASTKDITVVAENAVTGEKIQETVDMAVLATGMVPNTADTKLPGNVKYDPDGFVVSDLAQGGMFATGCAAKPLDVVSSNQHATGMALKAIQTLVSR from the coding sequence ATGACAGAAGAACAAAGAGCCGAAGATCCGATTAAGACGGGCAGCATCCTGGTTGTGGGAGGAGGTATTAGCGGGCTCACTGCAGTCCTTGAAGCGGCTGAAGTAGGCCATGAGGTCTTCCTTGTGGAAAAGGAGCCTTCTTTGGGGGGCAGGGTGGCCCAATTGAGGCACTACTTCCCCAAGCTATGTCCTCCGACATGCGGCCTTGAGATCAATTATAGGAGGATTAAAGAAAACCCCAGGATTCACTACTTCACCTTGGCAGATGTACAGAGCGTTTCAGGGTCTCCGGGAAGCTATGATGTGACAGTCAAACTCAATCCCCGCTATGTGAATGAAAAGTGTACTTGTTGTGGCGAGTGCGAAAAGGTTTGCATGACAAAACTACCTGATGAATTCAATTTCGATATGTGTACGATGAAAGGCGCCTATCTGCCGCACCAGGTGGCCCTTCCCATGCGCTACGTCATTTCTCCCAAGATTATCGGCACAGAGGACGCAAAAAAGTGTGTTGAGGCCTGTAAGTACGATGCTATCGATCTTGATATGCAACCCAGGACCATAAATTTGAAGGTGGGCGCCATCATCTGGGCAACCGGATGGAGGCCGTATGATGCTGCCAAGATAGATAATCTTGGCTTCCAATATCCCAACGTCATCACCAACATGATGATGGAACGCCTTGCCGCCCCTAACGGCCCGAGCAACGGGAAAATCCTGCGCCCTTCGGATAATAAGAAGATTTCAAAGATCGCTTTCGTTCAATGCGCGGGCTCAAGAGACGAAAATCACTTGCCCTATTGTTCCTATATCTGCTGCATGGCATCACTAAAACAGGCAACCTATGTGAGGGAGCAGTATCCTGAAGCACAGGTTTATATATTCTATATTGACATACGGGCACCTGGACAGCGTTACGAAAAGTTCTACAAGAAGATCAAAGAGGACGAGAATGTCTTCCTGATCAAGGGCAAAGTCGCAGAAGTTCAGGAAGATGCGAGCACCAAGGATATTACGGTTGTGGCAGAAAACGCAGTGACCGGCGAAAAAATCCAGGAAACGGTTGACATGGCTGTACTGGCTACTGGAATGGTTCCGAACACGGCGGACACCAAGTTACCCGGTAATGTCAAGTACGACCCGGATGGCTTTGTGGTCTCGGATCTGGCCCAGGGCGGCATGTTTGCCACGGGTTGCGCGGCAAAGCCCCTAGATGTAGTTTCATCCAATCAACATGCCACTGGTATGGCCCTTAAGGCCATTCAGACTTTGGTGAGCAGGTAG
- a CDS encoding FAD-dependent oxidoreductase encodes MEKKFGVYICKGCGLGEALDIEKLEKKVPPKIKICKTHPALCSPEGVDLIKNDIETEGVNTVVIAACSRRVLWDVFDFRPAVVERVNLREGVVWSHKPREDAMPEEGPQVDEWLQDMAQDYLRMGIAEAEKIERPEPYHPEEEINKRIMVLGGGVTGLSAALDAAKAGYEATVIEKEPQVGGFAAKLRKQTPWSFPYENLQTPIIEEIIKEAEANPKITIRTETEVARVFGAPGLYDVSFKPPGTKSKWDIPAPVEAAEGAEAPPQPPGADKATPENPANILARDPEAERFGAIILATGWKPYELKKEAEAEAPAETEGGAPKEGKEAEAVEEPSYDHLGFGKLPGVVTNVAFEEMAAQGKILRPSDGKPAQSVAFVQCPGQGADEDFPYAAAVTSMVALKQAKYVRDDNPDAKAYIFYQHMRTLGQNEYFYKSIQQDEGIFLTKGDVVSVSQNGDGTLVLEANDTLLGENIKVGVDMVVLGTGMVPVTRDDPILNLAYRQGPGFKDLDLFDGYADSNFICFPYETRRTGIYVAGCVRKALGIQECREDATGAALKAIQCLESANRGMAVHPRSWDMTFPDFFFQRCTQCKRCTEECPFGALDDDEKGTPLPNPTRCRRCGICMGACPERIIGFSDYNIDSIGSMVKAIDVPEDDEEKLRVLILACENDAYPALDICGLNRLNYNAHVRVIPVRCLGSVNVVWIKDALSKGMDGVLMIGCKFGDDYQCHFIKGSELADIRMDKIGDALQSLALEKERVQQVQIAIDEYEKLPGIIAEFMEVIEGVGPNPFKGF; translated from the coding sequence ATGGAAAAGAAGTTTGGCGTATACATCTGTAAAGGTTGTGGGCTGGGAGAGGCCCTGGATATAGAAAAACTGGAAAAAAAGGTCCCGCCAAAGATAAAGATCTGCAAGACCCATCCCGCCCTATGCTCCCCGGAAGGCGTTGATCTCATCAAAAATGACATAGAAACCGAAGGGGTCAATACGGTTGTTATTGCTGCCTGTTCACGACGCGTGCTTTGGGATGTCTTTGATTTTCGTCCGGCGGTTGTAGAAAGGGTTAATCTAAGAGAAGGCGTGGTATGGAGCCATAAGCCTCGAGAAGATGCCATGCCCGAAGAGGGCCCCCAGGTAGACGAGTGGCTTCAAGATATGGCTCAGGATTATCTCCGCATGGGCATTGCCGAGGCCGAGAAGATCGAGCGTCCCGAGCCATATCATCCAGAGGAAGAGATTAACAAACGGATCATGGTGCTGGGAGGCGGTGTCACCGGCCTGAGCGCGGCCCTTGATGCAGCAAAGGCCGGCTACGAGGCCACGGTCATTGAAAAGGAGCCTCAAGTCGGCGGATTTGCGGCTAAGCTCAGGAAACAGACACCCTGGTCCTTTCCGTACGAGAACTTGCAGACGCCCATAATTGAAGAGATCATAAAAGAGGCGGAGGCCAATCCAAAGATCACCATCCGTACAGAGACCGAGGTGGCCCGTGTCTTTGGCGCCCCTGGGCTATATGACGTGAGCTTTAAGCCGCCCGGGACCAAGAGCAAGTGGGACATACCGGCACCCGTTGAAGCGGCCGAGGGAGCTGAAGCCCCACCGCAACCGCCCGGTGCGGACAAAGCTACTCCTGAGAACCCTGCCAACATCCTGGCAAGGGATCCTGAGGCAGAGCGCTTTGGGGCAATCATATTAGCCACGGGCTGGAAACCGTATGAGCTAAAAAAAGAAGCCGAAGCTGAAGCACCCGCAGAGACAGAGGGTGGGGCGCCCAAAGAGGGTAAGGAAGCTGAAGCAGTGGAAGAGCCTAGTTACGATCATCTTGGTTTCGGCAAGCTTCCGGGCGTTGTGACTAACGTGGCCTTTGAAGAGATGGCGGCCCAGGGCAAGATCTTGCGACCGTCTGATGGGAAACCTGCCCAGAGCGTTGCCTTTGTCCAGTGTCCCGGACAGGGGGCTGACGAGGACTTTCCGTATGCCGCAGCAGTTACCAGCATGGTTGCCTTGAAGCAGGCCAAATATGTCCGGGACGACAACCCCGATGCCAAGGCATATATCTTCTACCAGCACATGCGTACCCTTGGGCAGAACGAGTATTTTTATAAGAGTATCCAACAGGACGAAGGGATCTTTTTAACCAAGGGGGACGTGGTGAGCGTGTCTCAAAATGGCGACGGCACCCTTGTGTTAGAAGCCAATGACACGCTTCTTGGCGAGAACATCAAGGTGGGCGTGGACATGGTGGTCCTGGGCACGGGCATGGTGCCGGTGACAAGGGATGATCCGATCCTAAATCTCGCCTATCGACAAGGGCCTGGGTTTAAGGATCTGGACCTTTTTGACGGGTATGCAGATTCGAATTTCATCTGTTTCCCCTATGAGACCCGAAGGACGGGTATCTATGTGGCAGGCTGCGTACGCAAGGCGTTAGGAATACAGGAATGCAGGGAGGATGCAACTGGTGCTGCTTTAAAGGCGATCCAATGTCTCGAGTCGGCCAACCGGGGCATGGCGGTGCACCCCAGGTCATGGGATATGACATTTCCTGATTTTTTCTTTCAGCGGTGCACACAGTGCAAGCGATGTACTGAAGAGTGTCCCTTTGGGGCCTTGGATGACGACGAGAAAGGTACACCGCTACCCAACCCGACCCGATGTCGAAGGTGCGGTATCTGCATGGGGGCGTGTCCGGAGCGCATCATCGGTTTTTCCGATTACAATATTGATTCGATCGGCTCCATGGTCAAGGCGATTGACGTTCCCGAAGACGATGAGGAGAAACTGAGGGTCCTGATACTTGCATGTGAGAACGATGCCTATCCTGCCCTTGATATCTGCGGTTTGAATCGTCTCAACTATAATGCACACGTAAGGGTTATTCCGGTCAGGTGCCTTGGCTCGGTGAACGTGGTCTGGATCAAGGATGCCCTGTCCAAAGGGATGGACGGTGTTCTTATGATCGGCTGCAAGTTTGGCGACGACTACCAATGCCACTTTATCAAGGGAAGCGAACTGGCCGACATCCGCATGGATAAAATAGGCGACGCTTTGCAGAGCCTGGCCCTTGAAAAAGAGCGAGTGCAGCAGGTCCAGATCGCCATTGACGAGTACGAGAAGCTTCCAGGCATAATCGCAGAGTTCATGGAAGTAATAGAAGGGGTTGGCCCTAACCCGTTTAAGGGGTTTTAG
- the qmoC gene encoding quinone-interacting membrane-bound oxidoreductase complex subunit QmoC, with protein sequence MADSKWVEPDLNFVRQLKALGGDTLKKCYQCATCSVVCPISPDEKPFPRKEMIAAQWGLKDKLVGNMDVWLCHQCNDCSTYCPRGARPGDVLNAVRAYSIQEYAWPSWLGKLVADSRLWWLLLGIPVALYFLLLGAIGHLHVPEGEIEFAKFFPTLLVDAIFIPLTGWVFLTFGIGISRFMTDIRQHAIADGKAKRKDLNVPDFLRTIVCTLPTILRHSKFSECSTNKDRYLAHILVMYSFIGLFVVTNIFFVALYILQVPGPYSQTNPVKILANVSGIALIVGAILMMANRAKDRGTNVGKGSYFDWSLLILVLGLGVTGELSQLTRLAHMPVVAYPMYFAHLVFVFCLFTYLPFSKLAHLVYRTLAMSYSRYSGREPLE encoded by the coding sequence ATGGCAGACAGCAAGTGGGTGGAACCTGATCTTAACTTTGTCAGACAGCTCAAGGCATTGGGGGGAGATACTCTCAAGAAGTGTTACCAGTGCGCGACGTGCTCGGTAGTGTGTCCCATCTCGCCGGACGAAAAACCGTTTCCCAGAAAAGAGATGATTGCTGCCCAGTGGGGGTTGAAGGACAAGCTTGTTGGCAACATGGATGTCTGGCTTTGCCATCAGTGTAATGATTGTTCTACATACTGCCCAAGGGGGGCACGACCTGGGGATGTGCTAAATGCTGTGAGAGCGTACAGCATTCAGGAATATGCCTGGCCGAGTTGGCTGGGCAAGCTTGTGGCCGATTCGAGGTTGTGGTGGCTGTTGTTAGGGATCCCCGTGGCCCTTTATTTTTTACTACTTGGTGCAATCGGTCATTTGCACGTACCAGAGGGTGAGATCGAATTTGCCAAATTCTTTCCCACCTTGCTAGTGGACGCTATCTTTATTCCTCTAACCGGATGGGTTTTTTTGACCTTTGGAATCGGCATCTCAAGATTTATGACTGACATCCGCCAGCATGCCATTGCAGATGGAAAGGCCAAACGGAAGGATTTAAATGTCCCGGATTTTCTAAGAACTATAGTCTGCACCCTGCCTACTATTTTAAGGCACAGCAAGTTCAGCGAGTGTAGCACGAACAAAGACAGGTACCTTGCCCATATCCTCGTCATGTACTCCTTTATCGGGCTTTTTGTGGTCACGAACATCTTTTTTGTTGCCTTGTACATACTTCAGGTGCCTGGGCCGTATTCCCAGACCAACCCTGTAAAGATCCTGGCCAATGTCAGTGGCATTGCACTCATTGTGGGAGCCATACTCATGATGGCTAATCGCGCCAAAGACAGGGGCACTAATGTTGGAAAGGGAAGTTATTTTGACTGGTCCTTGCTTATACTGGTTCTGGGATTAGGGGTTACCGGCGAGCTGTCGCAATTAACCCGGTTGGCCCACATGCCTGTTGTGGCCTATCCCATGTATTTTGCTCATCTGGTCTTTGTGTTCTGTCTGTTTACCTATCTGCCATTTTCAAAGCTTGCGCACCTTGTTTATCGAACACTGGCCATGTCCTACTCGCGGTATTCTGGGAGGGAGCCGTTGGAATAA
- the sat gene encoding sulfate adenylyltransferase, with protein sequence MSLLIETPPPHGGRLEERVVRDPELGRKLAKGCPVFDIKPTLDENGVPIRNVYREIMSICYGFFSPVEGSMKKAEVERILKERRLLNDWVFPYPLVFDISEEDFKNLGVTVGDRLVLRLKGKPFAILDIDEIWRIDNPEELATKTFGTPEGNPEVVNEPFDKKMPGWVIYKNLNPVVLAGKFRIINEPTFLPPFDRFWYPPKKSREEYARRGWRTVINHQTRNVPHIGHEFLMKNAAYMGDIEPCHGIQVNAIIGVKRPGDYPDEAIIEGHEAVNLGGYIKPSRHLVTFTLWDMRYGNPLESMLHGIIRQNMGCTHHMFGRDHAAVGKYYDMYATQTLWSVGIPSFGFPAAINEVPYGLKMRPQNMKEFWYCPVCNEIAYSDCCGHDKEKEKFSGSFVRGMVAEGVFPPKVIFRPEVYKVIVKWWKKFDYPFCNPKYVKEKEMRLEVDLPDMDI encoded by the coding sequence ATGTCATTACTGATAGAAACGCCCCCGCCTCATGGAGGGAGACTGGAAGAAAGGGTCGTGAGAGATCCTGAGTTAGGAAGAAAGTTGGCAAAAGGCTGTCCTGTTTTTGACATCAAGCCGACCCTGGACGAAAATGGTGTGCCTATAAGGAATGTCTACAGGGAGATCATGTCCATCTGCTACGGTTTCTTTTCTCCTGTTGAAGGGTCCATGAAGAAGGCAGAGGTCGAAAGGATATTAAAGGAAAGAAGACTGTTAAATGATTGGGTTTTTCCCTATCCGTTGGTTTTTGATATCAGTGAAGAAGACTTTAAGAATTTGGGTGTCACTGTAGGAGACAGGCTGGTCTTGAGGCTTAAGGGAAAGCCCTTTGCAATCCTTGATATCGATGAAATATGGAGAATTGACAATCCGGAAGAGCTGGCTACTAAGACCTTTGGCACGCCTGAAGGCAACCCTGAGGTCGTAAATGAGCCATTTGACAAGAAGATGCCGGGCTGGGTTATTTACAAAAATTTGAATCCGGTGGTTTTGGCCGGAAAGTTCAGGATCATCAATGAGCCCACGTTCTTGCCGCCCTTTGATCGGTTCTGGTATCCTCCCAAGAAGTCCAGGGAGGAATATGCCAGGAGGGGCTGGAGGACTGTCATAAACCATCAAACGAGAAATGTCCCACATATCGGCCACGAGTTCCTCATGAAGAATGCCGCTTATATGGGGGATATAGAGCCCTGTCACGGCATACAGGTAAACGCGATCATTGGTGTTAAGAGACCCGGGGATTATCCGGATGAGGCAATCATTGAAGGTCATGAGGCGGTTAATCTTGGAGGCTATATCAAGCCGTCTCGGCACCTGGTAACGTTTACTCTGTGGGACATGAGGTATGGAAATCCTCTTGAGTCTATGCTGCACGGGATCATCAGGCAGAACATGGGGTGCACGCACCACATGTTCGGAAGAGATCATGCGGCTGTCGGTAAATATTATGATATGTATGCCACACAGACACTCTGGAGTGTGGGAATACCCAGTTTTGGTTTTCCTGCTGCGATTAATGAGGTTCCGTATGGTTTGAAGATGCGGCCTCAGAATATGAAAGAATTCTGGTATTGTCCTGTGTGTAACGAGATCGCATACAGTGATTGCTGTGGTCATGACAAAGAAAAAGAGAAATTCAGCGGGAGTTTTGTCAGGGGCATGGTCGCAGAGGGTGTCTTTCCACCTAAGGTTATCTTCAGGCCCGAGGTATACAAGGTTATTGTTAAGTGGTGGAAGAAATTTGATTATCCCTTCTGCAATCCGAAGTATGTGAAGGAAAAGGAAATGAGACTAGAGGTAGATTTGCCTGATATGGATATCTAA
- a CDS encoding polyprenyl synthetase family protein codes for MTGLKERILEAISQDLVGIEKALAENLQPYLPLVSHVAKYIMFSGGKRLRPVLMVLSARLCGYKGNYDKTLSVVFEYLHAATLLHDDLVDGAEVRRGNPVAHSIWGNPATVLVGDFLLARSIAIAAKTDQIAIINILAHATAEMSEGEIHQLLHRRDVALDEGQYMEVIKRKTACLIQAACQSGALLAGAPADKVDALAQYGHCLGSAFQLVDDLLDYTADSNVLGKATGADLREGKLTLPLIHALNRAAKEDRHTMETIILDEEFKSEDFDTILDLVSKYGGIAYARKQAGEHVDRAKRCLGIFEASKTRALLEDLADYVLTRKM; via the coding sequence ATGACCGGGCTGAAAGAACGGATACTGGAGGCCATTTCACAGGACCTGGTGGGAATCGAGAAGGCCCTTGCGGAAAACCTCCAGCCTTATCTTCCCCTTGTTTCTCACGTGGCCAAGTACATAATGTTTAGCGGCGGCAAAAGGCTCCGTCCAGTCCTCATGGTACTCTCAGCACGACTCTGCGGATACAAAGGAAATTATGACAAAACCCTGTCCGTCGTGTTTGAATACCTGCACGCTGCCACCTTGCTTCACGATGATCTGGTGGATGGGGCTGAGGTTCGCCGGGGTAATCCGGTAGCCCACTCAATCTGGGGAAACCCAGCTACAGTCCTTGTGGGAGACTTCTTGCTCGCCCGTTCCATTGCCATTGCAGCCAAGACGGATCAGATCGCCATAATTAACATCCTTGCCCATGCCACGGCCGAAATGTCGGAAGGCGAAATTCACCAGCTCTTGCACCGGCGAGATGTAGCCCTGGACGAAGGGCAATACATGGAAGTGATCAAGCGCAAGACTGCCTGTCTAATTCAGGCTGCGTGTCAGTCAGGGGCCTTGCTGGCAGGCGCCCCTGCGGATAAGGTAGATGCCCTGGCCCAATACGGGCATTGCCTTGGAAGCGCATTTCAACTGGTTGATGACCTGCTCGACTACACGGCAGACAGCAACGTCCTCGGAAAGGCAACAGGGGCAGATCTGAGGGAGGGAAAATTGACCCTGCCTCTCATTCACGCCTTAAATCGTGCCGCCAAGGAGGACCGCCACACAATGGAGACTATTATCCTAGATGAGGAATTCAAGAGCGAGGACTTTGACACCATCCTGGACCTTGTCAGTAAGTACGGCGGTATCGCCTATGCCAGGAAGCAAGCCGGGGAGCACGTTGACAGAGCAAAAAGATGTCTTGGCATATTTGAGGCCTCAAAGACCCGAGCCCTCCTTGAAGACCTGGCCGATTATGTGCTCACGCGGAAGATGTAA
- the rimO gene encoding 30S ribosomal protein S12 methylthiotransferase RimO, which produces MKIHFISLGCPRNLVDTEIMLGRLLQAGCTITSEESESDCVVVNTCSFIRPAVDESIDTILEMAQWKKQAVGRKLVVVGCLPERYGANLAKALPEVDAFLGTGAFHLIIDAVRGSLDGTCVLLPHPCNGSDLNENVPRLRTTSPHTAYLKIAEGCSGRCTYCIIPKLRGPLRSRPMEKVLSEATILAKTGVEELILVAQNTTAYGQDLDRGYGLEHLLTKLAEISGLAWVRVLYGHPDFITDSLIETIGTHNNLCSYFDIPVQHISEPILKNMGRRHNSAEILKLFERIRDKAPGAVLRTTLIVGFPGETEHDFECMLDFIEKVRFDHLGTFMYSNEEDIPSYNLRNHVAEQVKQERLDRLMTLQAALSRENNQKYVGKTLQVVVERAAETSQGQMIARAAFQAPDVDGVIRINQGGAEPGSFVKVRITEAHNYDLTGDTV; this is translated from the coding sequence ATGAAAATACATTTCATCAGTCTTGGCTGTCCGAGGAATTTGGTGGACACGGAAATCATGCTGGGCCGCCTACTTCAGGCAGGCTGCACCATTACCTCCGAGGAGTCAGAGTCTGACTGCGTCGTGGTAAATACCTGCAGCTTTATACGCCCTGCCGTGGATGAATCGATCGACACTATTCTTGAGATGGCGCAATGGAAAAAGCAGGCTGTGGGCAGGAAACTCGTTGTTGTGGGTTGCCTCCCGGAACGTTATGGCGCAAACTTGGCCAAGGCGCTTCCGGAAGTAGATGCCTTTCTTGGAACAGGGGCCTTTCACCTGATCATTGACGCTGTCCGGGGTTCATTAGATGGGACGTGCGTCCTGTTGCCCCATCCGTGTAATGGTTCGGACCTTAACGAAAATGTCCCCAGGTTACGCACCACGTCGCCCCATACCGCTTATCTGAAGATTGCAGAGGGATGCTCTGGCCGTTGCACCTACTGCATTATTCCAAAGCTCAGAGGACCACTCAGAAGTCGTCCCATGGAAAAAGTGCTATCTGAGGCGACAATCCTTGCCAAGACCGGGGTTGAGGAATTGATATTGGTGGCTCAAAACACCACGGCTTACGGCCAAGACCTGGACCGCGGTTACGGCCTGGAACACCTCCTGACGAAGTTGGCGGAAATCTCCGGGTTAGCATGGGTGCGGGTCCTTTATGGCCACCCGGATTTCATAACTGATTCACTCATAGAGACAATCGGCACGCACAATAATCTCTGTTCATATTTTGATATCCCGGTCCAGCACATAAGCGAGCCGATTCTCAAAAACATGGGGCGTCGCCACAACAGTGCGGAAATCCTCAAGCTCTTTGAGCGCATACGTGACAAGGCGCCTGGCGCTGTGCTGCGCACCACGCTCATCGTAGGATTTCCGGGTGAAACAGAGCATGATTTTGAATGCATGTTGGACTTCATTGAAAAGGTCAGGTTTGACCACCTGGGAACGTTCATGTATTCCAATGAAGAAGACATCCCGTCGTACAACTTAAGAAATCATGTGGCGGAGCAAGTGAAGCAAGAACGTCTTGACCGTCTCATGACGCTCCAGGCTGCTCTTTCCAGGGAAAACAACCAGAAATATGTAGGCAAAACCCTCCAGGTGGTCGTGGAGCGGGCTGCCGAAACCAGCCAAGGTCAAATGATCGCAAGGGCCGCCTTTCAGGCGCCTGATGTAGATGGCGTCATCCGCATCAATCAGGGCGGGGCAGAGCCGGGTAGCTTTGTGAAAGTGCGGATCACCGAAGCCCACAACTATGACCTGACAGGAGACACGGTATGA